A single Candoia aspera isolate rCanAsp1 chromosome 7, rCanAsp1.hap2, whole genome shotgun sequence DNA region contains:
- the GCC1 gene encoding GRIP and coiled-coil domain-containing protein 1 — MAAVGLVQIIRDLTRDSGLTPDLIGLVNWTGGYLTSECYGDGVSVLGSSLGKKQAARPLPLARRRPARAVTLLLLTPHPRGAVAVQDRGARPAALPLPGTALPPFPRRSGGPGAPHPGAGHPRPLERAGQMLRPPTRPGQWLSFPPGAPRVQGAVPRRRARARRHSSGPAGDAAPAMEAPGAGAGRDPSRQELLETVAAQEEQLREYRARLRDLVHAHKGLLAERAALEAGLGALAAAAAAEGEAAVAAAAAAAAGGPEARLGAALATLAREKARLEACCQAERRGARAERARLEDEAREARARLAAQQHDRAQEQADHADMLRELQRLLQDERARRREAELGLEEARRAEPRPQELQAELDHLRSHFQAQLLQEAGKAAEADEHIRMGERRVAALEAQISEMSELLGTYEKAKQKDLAIIQKLKDRIVQLDLENKTLAVAATGNAAMDLVLEESRDINVLRDKMETLTQLARAAAEHGPSSTRDVEALCPAEPPKGVESGDGEKATVAYYQQELKQLKEEFERYKVRAQVVLKNKSAKDGNLSKELADSQEQLAELKEKYVSLRLSCEEEARQHREQLEVRRREVALLQQLHRQELERCLLDSQEKALRLEEEMRKQRDRALAVVAEKDQELQQLRALAMPYGLQGAKAAAELGPSGSGNGSAHSSNGVGDNSLEHLTQTLLLPAPIEPPFLLYTEQLARKEAEITALKKQKHRLEMEVHRFQEKLLEEGEKHKEEMSLLQGHVQKTFRDQSREGANLEYLKNIFYRFLTLTDLLGRQQTLTAILTILHFSPEERQAVLSRVGGGSSWWLSGKR, encoded by the exons ATTGGGCTGGTCAACTGGACAGGGGGGTATCTCACCAGCGAGTGCTATGGGGATGGTGTCAGTGTCCTGGGGAGCTCGCTGGGAAAGAAACAG GCCGCGAGACCCCTCCCTCTGGCTCGTCGGCGGCCTGCCCGAGCCGTGACCCTCCTGCTTCTAACCCCGCACCCCAGGGGCGCCGTTGCCGTGCAGGACCGAGGGGCGCGTCCCGCTGCGCTCCCCTTGCCCGGGACGGCGCTGCCGCCGTTCCCCCGGCGAAGCGGCGGCCCGGGAGCCCCGCATCCCGGCGCCGGCCACCCGCGGCCCCTCGAGAGGGCGGGACAGATGCTGCGCCCGCCCACTCGCCCTGGCCAATGGCTTTCCTTCCCTCCCGGCGCCCCGCGCGTGCAGGGGGCGGTGCCGCGCAGGCGTGCGAGGGCGCGGCGGCACTCTTCCGGGCCGGCGGGCGACGCGGCACCGGCGATGGAGGCGCCGGGCGCGGGCGCGGGGCGCGACCCGAGCCGACAGGAGCTGCTGGAGACGGTGGCGGCGCAGGAGGAGCAGCTGCGCGAGTACCGGGCGCGCCTGCGGGACCTCGTGCACGCGCACAAGGGGCTGCTGGCGGAGCGCGCGGCGCTGGAGGCCGGCCTGGGCgcgctggcggcggcggcggcggcggagggggaggcggcggtggcggcggcggcggcggcggcggcgggcggcccCGAGGCGCGGCTGGGCGCGGCGCTGGCCACGCTGGCGCGGGAGAAGGCGCGGCTGGAGGCCTGCTGCCAGGCGGAGCGGCGCGGCGCGCGGGCCGAGCGGGCGCGGCTGGAGGACGAGGCGCGGGAGGCGCGGGCCCGCCTGGCGGCGCAGCAGCACGACCGCGCGCAGGAGCAGGCCGACCACGCCGACATGCTGCGCGAGCTCCAGCGGCTGCTGCAGGACGAGCGGGCGCGGCGGCGGGAGGCGGAGCTGGGCCTGGAGGAGGCGCGCCGGGCGGAGCCGCGGCCGCAGGAGCTGCAGGCCGAGCTGGACCACCTCCGCAGCCACTTCCAGGCGCAGCTGCTGCAGGAGGCCGGCAAG GCCGCCGAAGCTGACGAGCACATCCGGATGGGGGAGCGGCGTGTGGCCGCCTTGGAGGCCCAGATTTCGGAGATGTCAGAGCTGCTGGGCACCTACGAGAAGGCCAAACAGAAGGATCTCGCCATCATCCAGAAGCTGAAGGACCGCATCGTCCAGCTGGACCTCGAGAACAAGACCCTGGCTGTCGCTGCCACTGGCAATGCTGCCATGGACCTTGTCCTCGAGGAGAGCCGTGACATTAATGTGCTGAGAGACAAGATGGAGACGCTGACACAGCTTGCACGAGCAGCCGCCGAGCATGGCCCATCTTCCACCAGGGATGTCGAGGCTCTGTGCCCAGCGGAGCCCCCTAAGGGAGTGGAGTCTGGCGACGGCGAGAAGGCAACCGTAGCGTATTATCAGCAGGAACTCAAGCAGCTGAAGGAGGAGTTCGAGCGGTACAAGGTGCGGGCGCAGGTGGTCCTCAAAAACAAGTCGGCCAAGGACGGCAACCTGTCCAAGGAGCTGGCGGACAGCCAGGAGCAGTTGGCAGAGCTGAAGGAGAAGTATGTTTCTCTCCGGCTCTCCTGCGAAGAGGAGGCCAGGCAGCACCGCGAGCAGCTGGAGGTCAGGAGGCGAGAGGTGGCCCTCCTTCAGCAGCTCCACCGCCAGGAGCTGGAGCGATGCCTCCTGGACAGCCAGGAGAAGGCCCTCAGGCTGGAGGAAGAGATGCGCAAGCAGCGCGACCGGGCCCTGGCCGTTGTGGCAGAGAAGGACCAGGAGCTGCAGCAGCTGAGGGCCCTGGCCATGCCCTATGGGCTGCAGGGAGCCAAGGCTGCTGCAGAGCTGGGTCCCAGCGGCAGCGGTAATGGCAGTGCCCACAGCAGCAATGGTGTGGGAGACAATTCTTTGGAGCACCTCACCCAGACACTGCTGCTCCCTGCCCCCATCGAGCCCCCCTTCCTGCTGTACACCGAGCAGCTGGCTCGGAAGGAGGCGGAGATCACGGCCTTGAAGAAGCAGAAGCACAGGTTGGAGATGGAGGTCCACCGGTTCCAAGAGAAACTgctggaagaaggagagaagcaCAAAGAGGAGATGTCTCTTCTCCAGGGCCACGTTCAGAAGACCTTCCGGGACCAGAGCAGGGAGGGAGCCAACTTGGAGTATCTCAAGAACATTTTCTACAGGTTCCTGACTCTGACAGACTTGCTGGGACGCCAGCAAACCCTAACAGCCATATTGACTATTTTGCATTTTAGCCCAGAAGAGAGACAGGCCGTCCTGAGCCGTGTGGGCGGAGGCAGCAGCTGGTGGCTTTCGGGGAAGAGATGA